The genome window AGttatgactcaaaaatatttgCACAAAGTATAAAAATCGTCACAACAAGGAATTGAGCAGTTGCATGAATATTTGTCAACCATCAACTAAAAATACCAAGaacaaattttgtttttttatttatttaaggcCTCGTTTATCCATAAAAAAGTATatttaaatcaattttttttaaaatgtgtGTGTTCATAAAACTTTTaagtttttgaaaatttttcaaaaataaatttttctaaaacaaaatttttttaaaaatttccaaaaaaatatttctccattcattataatatttttttaaataaaatacatGTTCAAgtataatttcaaatttcaaatattattttttaatttaactcCAAATACAAGTTACAATTTTTATATCCAAACGTCTACTAAATTTCTCATACTCCTTGAAGAAACTTCCCGCTACAGGGTTCCACCTaataaaacaaaattaaaaacaaCAATAACCGTCATTTGTTTATTCTTTTCATCTAAAATAATCAAAAGATAAAACAGCACAATATACAAAGCCGTTCCCCGTTCGGTCAACTGAATCGATCCGATATCTAATTTCTGATCGATGGAGGACGGTACAATCAACGGAGCACGACGTACTACAATTCAAAGCCAAGTCAGCGACCGTGTGAAGCTCAACGTCGGAGGCAAGCTCTTTGAAACAACAGTATCCACACTTCGCTCTGGTGGACCCGATTCTCTCTTATCCGCCTTATCAAACCGGAATTCCGACGAACCGGTTTTCATCGACCGGGACCCAGAAATCTTCTCGGCTCTCTTAGCTCTTCTCCGGTCTAATCGTCTCCCTTCGACCGCAAAACGATTCTCCAATCAAGAACTCATCGACGAAGCTGTTTACTACGGAATTGAATCACAGCTCAGATCCGCACTCGCTCCGAGTCAACTCAGCGGAATCGACGCTTCACTTCTTTCAACTATCCGCCCCTCATCTGACGGCGTTGTAACGGACTTTAACGCCGTTGATTCTGACGGATCCGTTTGGGTAGCTCATGGAGGGCAGGTTTCGGTTTACGATTGGAGTTTGACCCATACCGAAACTATTCGGACCCATCTTGATTACATCAGCTCGATTCGGAAGGTTGGACCCGATTTGGCAGTTGTCGGGTCTGAATTCGAGTCCGGGCTCCATTTTTATAACTTGGCTAATGGGCGTAGAGTTGGATCTGTCGAATGGACCGACCCGTCTGACCCGAGAATCTACAAGGCAAAAGTCAACGCGGTTGTTGACTCGCCGGACTCTGTCTTTGCGGCCTTCGAGTGTCAGCATAGAGAGAATTGTGTTTTGAGTATCGACAAGTGTACAATGAAAGCGGTTTCGGAGTTGGGAAGGCAATCTGGGAATTCGGCAAAGTCAACGGTCGTCGGAAAGTTGACTTTTTTGCCGGAGATTAATGCATTAGTTGGCGTTTCAGTAACCGCCGGAGCTTTTGGGTATTCGGGTTACGTGCGGTTGTGGGACCCCAGGTCAGGGGACGTTGTGTGGGAGACGAATGAACCCGGGTCGGGTCGGAGCAGCCGGTTTGGTGACTCATTTGCTGACATTGACTTTGACCGGGACGAGTTGACCATGTTCAAGATATGTTCAAAGTCTGGTGATTTGGCGGTGGCAGATCTTCGTAAATTGAGTGAAGATCCATGGGTATATTTGGAAGAGAAAAATCCATGTATGAGGCATGTTGCAAGTGGTGGAAGCAATATTTTACTTCACTGTTATAGAAAGCAGGTGTTCGTCGGAAGAGGGGGAGAGTTGGAGGTGTGGTCAAGAATGGTGGAGAAAGAAAGTGATGTTGAGAGGGAAAGGGTGTTGCATGGAGGGTTGTATAGGAGGAATTATATGGATAAAGTGGAGGATGCTGAAAGAGGGATCATAAAGAAGATCGAGGGAGCTGGTGATAGGCTGTTTGTTACTAGAGAAGATGTTGAGGGTATTGAGGTGTGGCAAAGTTCTCAGTTTTCTGGTGCTGTTTTAAATTTGTGATCATCTAGAGCTGTGAGCTTTGCATCCTTTGTGAGCTCATATTACTGGTTTCATGTCCGACTAGAGGAGAGGCTTGCAATAGCTTGACGATTATAGTAAAGTTAGAAGCCGACCTGAGCTAGTTTGAGATTGAGtatagtagttgttgttgttgtatattttgAGCTGTCTGAACTGCAGTTTGTAATGATCATCAATGGGTTGCAGTAGGTTGACGGTAAAGTTAGAAGACAACCTGAACTAGTTGAGATTGAGCATAGTTGTTCTTGTTGTATCTTTTTTAGCTGTGCGACTGCAGCTTGCAATTATCATTAATGAGATGAATTGCGTATTTGGTGATTGCTTTTGGATGTCATGTTGATCAATAAAGAGACAATGTGCAAAGGTTAATATGATTATGTTAATGAACTGAGATTGGATTCATGGTGATCCCTTTTGGACACTATGTTGATCATCAAGAACAATGTGGGAGGTGCTATGCTGTCATAAAATGAAATCAATATGGATTATTGGTGATTTGTGTATCCTGTTTATCGAGAAAGAATGATATCCAAGGGTGTTAAAATAGTTGTATCAGAGGTATGCATCTAACTTTCGCACTTGCTGTTTGTTTTCACGACTTAACTTCCTTGCTAAATTTCTGTATCATTTGGTTTGCCACATGTACACACAAACCTGTAAATTCTTTCCTTAGTTTCATGCAAAATTCCACTTCGACAAGATTCATATTCTATTAGTTGGAAAACAAGGTGCAAAGGAGATTTGTAagcattgtattctttgtttcaGTTGCTAATGATGGTTCGTTTCAACACAGATTAACTCTTTTAGAATGTGTGAGTGTGTCATGTAAATGGTCCCTATTCCTTTTATTTATACTTGTCAAACTCTCTAGTAGGtgggtttttttttctttttttctttttttctctaggCAAGTAATAAACTGATAAGTGCCATTTGTTGTAATTTAAGTGCTGGAGGCAACTTCCTGGGGTTATGTGGTGGAGTTGTGAGATTATTAGGCAAGCAAAGGGATGCCTTAAGCATGTCAGAAACCACTTCGCGTTAAATCATAATTTCCTGTTTAAAAAAGCTATAAGCGAACAGTGAAATTTTAATGAAAACACTGAATCCAGGCTCATTTGAATACAGAAATAAGTGCTACCATAATTAAGAAAATCAAATATTAAGCTTAATTAATCACAAAAGATTGAAATCCCAAGACTATGGGAGGGGTAAGCGCTAGGCtgaccccctcccctccccccccccccccgggtcCCCAAACAATAGagaaaaaagacaaaagaaaggaaaaacccCTCCTTCAAAGTCCAAGTTTAATAAGGACAGATAGTTATACTAGTAAAGACAGAACTAGATGACTGAAGAGGAAATTGCTGGTGTTTTCGAACACCTTTCTTTCTGTAGGAGAAGCTCCTCGCCGGACTGATGGCAGTAATTGTGGAGAAGTTATGATTTCCCTCTCATAGTTGTGGAAGGAATAAGGTCAGAGGAGATACAATCATACAAATGAGCTCAGAGTTAGAGGTAAAGGATCCCATGATACCTGAAAAGGGTAAGTGGAAGCGTAGGTTCTCTAACTGTGTGCAATCAATACTCAAGACTCAGGAGGGCAAaatgcttttctttgtttatttgcAAATG of Nicotiana tomentosiformis chromosome 7, ASM39032v3, whole genome shotgun sequence contains these proteins:
- the LOC104087691 gene encoding protein ENDOPLASMIC RETICULUM-ARRESTED PEN3 produces the protein MEDGTINGARRTTIQSQVSDRVKLNVGGKLFETTVSTLRSGGPDSLLSALSNRNSDEPVFIDRDPEIFSALLALLRSNRLPSTAKRFSNQELIDEAVYYGIESQLRSALAPSQLSGIDASLLSTIRPSSDGVVTDFNAVDSDGSVWVAHGGQVSVYDWSLTHTETIRTHLDYISSIRKVGPDLAVVGSEFESGLHFYNLANGRRVGSVEWTDPSDPRIYKAKVNAVVDSPDSVFAAFECQHRENCVLSIDKCTMKAVSELGRQSGNSAKSTVVGKLTFLPEINALVGVSVTAGAFGYSGYVRLWDPRSGDVVWETNEPGSGRSSRFGDSFADIDFDRDELTMFKICSKSGDLAVADLRKLSEDPWVYLEEKNPCMRHVASGGSNILLHCYRKQVFVGRGGELEVWSRMVEKESDVERERVLHGGLYRRNYMDKVEDAERGIIKKIEGAGDRLFVTREDVEGIEVWQSSQFSGAVLNL